Proteins encoded together in one Benincasa hispida cultivar B227 chromosome 1, ASM972705v1, whole genome shotgun sequence window:
- the LOC120067564 gene encoding pentatricopeptide repeat-containing protein At1g77360, mitochondrial-like, with translation MLSKNTIRNASASLKFFPLHFYGFSSHFFSTSTNTKHIAIAPRALARRPTSRTAPIPRASDTLGSSDVVNSVCSLLSNKNHQTPNLDLDHLLKRFKDTLSSDLVLQILMNYRLLGRAKTLEFFSWSGLQMGYRFDETVVEYMADFLGRRKLFDDMKCLLVTVSSHKGRLSCRTFSICIRFLGRQGRVREALCLFEEMEPKFGCKPDNLVFNNMLYALCKKEPTGELIDTALSIFRRIELPDKYSYSNVIIGLCKFGRFGTAIEVFDEMNRAGLVPTRSAVNILIGDLCSLSAKEGAVEQVRVRSTRRPFTVLVPNVNPKSGAIEPAVGIFWAANKLALVPSAFVIVQLISELCRLGQMQEAIKVLKVVEGDKLRCAEECYSVVMRALCEHRHVEEASDLFGRILSQGMKPKLAIYNSIICMLCKIGNLNDAERVFKIMNRKRCAPDHVTYSSLIHAYGETRNWSAAYSLLKEMLSLGMSPHFHLYSLVDKLMREHGQIDLCLKLEMKWEAQILQKLCKHGQLDAAYEKMKSMLEKGFYPPIYVRDSFESAFQKKGKFKIARELLQKIDGVHQHESGTRNSS, from the coding sequence ATGTTGAGTAAGAACACGATTAGGAATGCTTCGGCGTCGCTCAaattttttcctcttcatttttATGGCTTCTCTTCACACTTTTTCAGCACTTCAACGAACACAAAGCACATTGCCATAGCTCCAAGAGCTCTTGCAAGGAGACCCACTTCGCGAACTGCCCCAATCCCTCGGGCTTCGGACACCCTCGGCTCTTCCGATGTCGTCAATTCAGTATGTTCTTTACTTTCAAACAAAAATCACCAAACACCTAATCTCGATCTTGATCATTTATTGAAAAGGTTCAAAGACACCTTAAGTTCGGATCTCGTACTTCAAATTCTGATGAATTATAGGCTGTTGGGTCGGGCTAAAACGCTAGAATTCTTCTCTTGGTCTGGATTGCAAATGGGGTATCGGTTTGATGAGACTGTGGTTGAGTACATGGCTGATTTCTTAGGTAGGAGGAAATTGTTTGATGATATGAAGTGTCTTTTGGTGACTGTGTCGTCTCATAAGGGTCGGCTTTCTTGTCGAACCTTTTCAATTTGTATCAGATTTTTGGGTAGGCAGGGGAGGGTTAGAGAAGCACTTTGCTTGTTCGAAGAAATGGAACCAAAATTTGGGTGTAAACCTGATAATCTGGTCTTTAACAACATGCTTTATGCACTTTGTAAGAAGGAACCAACTGGGGAATTGATTGATACTGCTCTATCCATTTTCAGAAGAATTGAATTGCCCGATAAATATTCATACAGTAATGTTATTATTGGACTGTGTAAATTTGGTAGGTTTGGTACAGCTATTGAAGTGTTTGATGAAATGAATAGGGCAGGCTTGGTACCTACACGATCTGCTGTGAACATTCTCATTGGGGATTTGTGTTCGTTGAGTGCCAAAGAAGGGGCTGTAGAACAAGTTAGGGTCAGAAGTACTCGTAGACCTTTTACCGTTCTAGTTCCAAATGTGAATCCAAAGAGCGGAGCCATTGAACCTGCAGTTGGAATATTTTGGGCAGCTAATAAGCTGGCTTTAGTTCCCAGTGCTTTTGTAATAGTTCAGCTCATCTCAGAGCTTTGTCGATTAGGTCAAATGCAAGAAGCAATTAAAGTATTGAAGGTTGTTGAGGGTGATAAGCTAAGATGTGCTGAAGAGTGTTATTCTGTTGTGATGCGAGCATTGTGTGAACATCGTCACGTAGAAGAAGCTAGTGATCTGTTTGGGAGGATACTTTCTCAGGGCATGAAGCCAAAGTTGGCTATTTACAATTCTATTATTTGCATGCTATGCAAAATAGGAAATTTGAATGATGCTGAAAGGGTCTTCAAGATTATGAACAGGAAAAGATGTGCACCTGATCATGTTACTTATTCGTCGTTAATCCATGCCTACGGTGAAACTAGGAATTGGTCGGCAGCCTACAGTTTATTGAAGGAAATGCTGAGTTTAGGCATGTCTCCTCATTTTCATTTGTATAGTTTAGTGGATAAACTTATGAGGGAACATGGCCAAATTGATCTGTGCTTGAAGCTGGAAATGAAATGGGAAGCCCAAATTTTGCAGAAGCTTTGTAAACACGGACAACTGGACGCTGCGTATGAAAAGATGAAGTCAATGCTTGAAAAGGGTTTTTATCCTCCTATCTATGTTAGAGATTCATTTGAGAGTGCATTTCAAAAGAAGGGTAAGTTCAAGATTGCACGGGAGTTGCTGCAGAAGATAGACGGAGTTCACCAACATGAGTCAGGAACCAGAAATTCATCATAA